Proteins co-encoded in one Salvia splendens isolate huo1 chromosome 4, SspV2, whole genome shotgun sequence genomic window:
- the LOC121801068 gene encoding probable disease resistance protein RF9, which produces MDECFVGKEDDLKRLVLLVADDEEVHLVVSVWGMGGIGKTAIQCQVRSVLEGVLKQLNPKRKEGVWSLNVEEMIEQLCEIQRCKRCLVVLDDVWEISDWEELKRAFYVRDVWSKILVTTRKRDVAEIGFPVEVELLNVDDGWEHSSTKIFITESVKKTGKEMVGKCGNLPLAICLLGGMLRKKNSLRDWESVNEKFNVVLYSGHDKRDNEIDGVVNFSYQNLPYYLKPCFLYLGIFKEDESIDVTHVYGMWIAQGMISNESIRQKDETLMDVAELYLSELASTSLVQVGTTDDYLSPTRKFDTCKLHDVVRELCLKIGENEGFGVENSEFKDGSFSTIPRVARHMSIYFKNKHNRLINSDRREEHLSKHLRSLRILNGVTWDAIEFGVIEFPPQSIVDFKKYKFLRELVIESFKFEGGKLPKGITDLLLLRCIRLQHCVLDKLPSSIRNLVYLDTIDLVGSWNVRVPNVLNELFRLKHLFLPPYEKDHKIVNHRLRLDEGVAELESLVGFNSTVHELKCATTIKNPRVFSAEIHDNESLKVILNAIATSWNKLQICVVEIEEGCRLKGEEELMEILLTCPNLYYLRISVETEQGIPVSSDFIRSRLVRLHLLSSGIEHDPMGILGKLPCLIEFDNCPDLEMVPDGLRWIRSLKRVTVFNMPGLGKRVLESGEDFHKISHVPSINVIRD; this is translated from the exons ATGGACGAGTGCTTTGTCGGGAAGGAGGATGACCTGAAGCGGCTTGTATTGCTAGTAGCTGATGACGAAGAAGTGCATCTGGTTGTCTCAGTGTGGGGGATGGGTGGTATAGGCAAGACGGCCATT CAATGCCAGGTCCGATCGGTTTTGGAGGGCGTGCTGAAGCAGCTGAATCCGAAGAGGAAGGAAGGGGTGTGGAGTCTGAATGTGGAGGAGATGATCGAGCAGCTGTGTGAGATACAAAGGTGTAAGCGATGCCTGGTTGTTTTGGACGATGTTTGGGAGATTAGTGATTGGGAGGAGTTGAAGCGTGCCTTTTATGTCCGAGATGTGTGGAGCAAGATCTTGGTGACGACGAGGAAAAGGGATGTAGCGGAGATTGGATTTCCGGTTGAAGTTGAGCTTCTGAATGTGGACGATGGCTGGGAACACTCCAG tacta AAATATTTATAACGGAATCTGTCAAAAAAACTGGGAAAGAAATGGTAGGGAAATGCGGCAATTTGCCGCTAGCAATTTGTTTACTTGGTGGGATGTTGAGAAAGAAAAACTCATTAAGGGATTGGGAGTCAGTAAATGAAAAATTCAATGTAGTTCTCTATAGCGGCCACGACAAAAGGGACAATGAGATTGATGGAGTGGTAAATTTTAGCTATCAAAATCTACCTTATTATTTGAAACCATGCTTTCTCTACTTGGGTATATTCAAAGAGGACGAAAGCATAGATGTTACTCATGTATATGGGATGTGGATAGCACAAGGCATGATTTCGAATGAGAGTATTCGACAAAAGGATGAAACTTTAATGGATGTCGCCGAGCTCTACTTAAGCGAGCTAGCCTCGACGTCCCTTGTCCAAGTTGGAACAACTGATGATTATCTTTCACCCACAAGAAAATTTGATACATGCAAACTTCATGACGTAGTAAGGGAACTATGTTTAAAAATAGGGGAAAATGAGGGCTTTGGTGTGGAGAATTCAGAGTTTAAAGATGGGAGTTTTAGTACCATACCACGAGTTGCACGACATATGTCGATCTATTTCAAAAATAAACACAACCGTCTTATAAACTCTGATCGTAGAGAAGAACACCTTAGCAAACATTTAAGATCTCTTCGAATACTCAATGGTGTAACATGGGATGCCATTGAATTTGGTGTTATTGAATTTCCACCACAAAGTATAGTTGATTTCAAGAAATACAAATTTCTAAGGGAGCTAGTTATTGAGTCGTTCAAATTTGAAGGAGGGAAGTTACCAAAAGGAATCAcggatcttcttctccttcgaTGTATTCGTTTGCAACATTGTGTTCTTGATAAGCTACCGTCGTCTATAAGAAATTTGGTCTACTTAGATACCATTGATTTAGTTGGGTCATGGAACGTTCGAGTACCAAAtgttttgaatgagttgtttCGATTGAAACACTTGTTCCTCCCTCCGTATGAGAAGGACCACAAGATTGTAAATCATCGGTTGAGATTGGACGAGGGTGTAGCTGAGTTGGAGAGCCTGGTAGGGTTCAACAGCACTGTCCATGAGTTAAAATGTGCTACAACAATCAAGAATCCCAGGGTTTTTTCAGCAGAAATACACGACAACGAAAGCTTGAAAGTTATTCTCAACGCCATCGCTACAAGCTGGAACAAGCTACAGATATGTGTGGTTGAGATTGAAGAGGGCTGCCGGCTAAAAGGTGAGGAAGAGCTGATGGAGATATTgcttacatgtcccaatctttaTTACTTGAGAATATCTGTTGAGACGGAACAAGGCATACCGGTAAGTAGCGACTTCATTAGGTCAAGGCTTGTGCGGTTGCACTTGTTGAGCTCTGGGATTGAGCATGATCCGATGGGGATATTGGGAAAGCTTCCTTGCTTG ATCGAGTTTGATAATTGTCCGGATTTGGAGATGGTTCCGGATGGATTGAGATGGATTCGTAGTCTTAAAAGAGTCACGGTTTTTAACATGCCAGGGTTGGGAAAGAGGGTATTGGAATCAGGAGAGGATTTCCATAAAATTAGCCATGTCCCTTCGATTAATGTCATCCGTGACTAG
- the LOC121799698 gene encoding putative pentatricopeptide repeat-containing protein At1g12700, mitochondrial — MRRKATASAIQLIARGVLVDSSRKSNTFPPSITICCSYFHNIAPQPPIDFSRINKLDDALCLFQEMVRLRPQPSVRVYNKLLSVIAKMKHYSIALNVFDEMRQRGAPVNEFTMNILIDCCCLSHRTDLGFVILGSFYKRGYEPDAATFSTLIKGLFLEHKVAEAEKLFKMILLLKFCEPSDVMILTVINGLCKAGLAATARELLHRLARTRWRPDVKVYNATIDALCKRGMLDDAFEILYVMIQRDISPIVSTYNPLIQGLCDAGRWEEVKDLVNKMVISGIPLNVVTCTIVVDAFCKEGNLEDAEDLIEIMKGQDICLDVVACNALIDGYCLQGKMKKAEEVFDYIARSGLKPSIITYNSLINGYCKKGKISKAWGLFHEIPRQGLKYTAATYNTMIDGLFGERRFGDGWKLFNDMEVQQVAPNLNTYSILLDHLCRMRQIGEAFSLLHTMKEKGFTPDIITYGTLIHGLCRAGKLDSALEVFNQLPSRGLKPNVQIYNMILGSLCQEGFLEDAKSLLIEMERSCCARNSVTYNVIVQGLLKKNDVFNAIPFLEEMCERELSADTGTMFMLLDQVEGKNEDDILFEMIKKVVPKGLREG; from the coding sequence ATGAGACGAAAAGCCACTGCATCTGCAATTCAACTAATTGCAAGaggagttttggttgactcttCGCGCAAATCCAATACTTTTCCTCCTTCAATCACAATTTGCTGTTCATATTTCCATAATATCGCGCCGCAGCCCCCAATAGATTTCAGCCGTATCAATAAACTAGATGATGCGCTTTGCCTGTTTCAAGAAATGGTTAGGCTGCGGCCGCAGCCATCTGTCCGGGTATACAACAAACTGTTGTCTGTTATTGCTAAGATGAAGCACTACTCCATTGCCCTCAACGTGTTCGACGAAATGCGTCAAAGGGGTGCCCCTGTAAACGAGTTCACGATGAACATCTTGATTGATTGCTGCTGCCTTTCGCATCGGACGGACTTAGGGTTTGTTATATTGGGCAGCTTTTACAAGCGCGGCTACGAGCCTGATGCCGCGACATTCAGCACTCTGATAAAAGGGCTGTTTTTGGAGCACAAGGTTGCTGAGgcagagaagctgttcaaaatGATTCTGCTTTTGAAATTTTGTGAGCCTAGTGATGTTATGATTCTCACTGTGATAAACGGGCTTTGTAAAGCTGGACTTGCTGCTACTGCGCGTGAGTTGCTTCACAGGTTGGCGAGAACGAGGTGGAGACCCGATGTTAAGGTTTATAATGCCACTATTGATGCCTTGTGCAAAAGGGGGATGTTGGATGATGCTTTCGAGATCCTATATGTGATGATTCAACGAGATATTTCTCCCATTGTTTCAACGTATAATCCGTTGATTCAGGGCTTGTGTGATGCTGGCAGATGGGAAGAGGTTAAAGACTTGGTGAATAAAATGGTAATCTCTGGGATCCCTTTAAATGTGGTCACTTGCACTATAGTTGTGGATGCGTTTTGCAAGGAGGGAAATTTGGAAGATGCTGAGGATCTTATTGAAATTATGAAAGGACAAGATATTTGTCTAGATGTTGTTGCGTGCAATGCACTTATAGATGGATATTGTTTGCAAGGGAAAATGAAGAAAGCAGAGGAAGTGTTTGATTATATTGCACGTAGTGGCCTTAAGCCTTCTATCATTACCTATAACAGCTTGATCAATGGATACTGCAAGAAAGGGAAAATAAGTAAAGCGTGGGGTCTTTTTCATGAGATTCCTCGGCAAGGTTTGAAGTATACGGCAGCTACCTACAACACCATGATAGATGGATTGTTTGGTGAACGTCGATTTGGGGATGGCTGGAAGCTTTTCAATGACATGGAAGTTCAACAAGTAGCTCCAAATTTAAATACCTACAGTATATTGTTGGACCATCTGTGTAGGATGCGGCAAATTGGTGAAGCATTCTCACTTCTCCATACAATGAAGGAAAAGGGTTTTACTCCTGACATAATTACATATGGTACTCTAATTCATGGATTATGCAGAGCCGGAAAGTTGGACTCTGCTCTGGAAGTTTTTAACCAACTTCCTTCCAGAGGATTGAAACCCAATGTTCAAATATATAACATGATCCTTGGCTCGCTCTGTCAAGAAGGATTTTTGGAGGATGCTAAATCTTTGCTTATTGAGATGGAGAGAAGTTGTTGTGCACGAAACAGTGTGACATACAATGTTATCGTCCAGGGGTTGCTAAAGAAAAATGATGTCTTTAATGCGATTCCATTCTTGGAAGAAATGTGTGAAAGAGAACTCTCTGCAGATACTGGGACTATGTTCATGTTACTCGATCAAGTAGAAGGGAAAAATGAAGATGATATTCTTTTTGAAATGATTAAGAAAGTGGTGCCTAAAGGACTCCGTGAAGGATGA
- the LOC121799699 gene encoding F-box protein PP2-B5-like codes for MGKNYDNWERLVKAVSRREEDKLLALTHSVSTSPSSSSSQHSSSLSFQFGHLDPWLVIPDTSRLPMEYSDLSDRNDWKVMLPPGKRQVVWESSNMSFSLDRRTGKNCFLLGAMNLYMSSRGFDGRGKFNEHPQSRFSEVVEFEKSQSIYIEGKIESKLLSSESCYAAYLVFGFAEMYANLNSAVSIVRNFYNVPGIGYPEEQAKMVKFQEGNERDDGWMEIQLGEFYVDAGENGQVQVQLLDTSGYITSGLILEGIEFRPF; via the exons ATGGGTAAGAACTACGACAATTGGGAGAGGCTGGTGAAGGCCGTTTCCCGCAGGGAGGAGGACAAGCTATTAGCCTTGACTCATTCCGTCTCCACGTCaccatcttcatcttcctcccAACACAGTTCTTCCTTGAGTTTTCAGTTTGGCCATCTTGATCCTTGGCTAGTTATTCCAGACACAAGTAGATTACCGATGGAATATTCTGATTTATCGGATCGAAATGACTGGAAGGTGATGCTGCCACCTGGAAAACGGCAAGTAGTGTGGGAATCATCGAATATG AGCTTTTCTCTGGACAGAAGGACTGGAAAGAACTGTTTCCTGCTCGGAGCTATGAACCTTTACATGTCGTCAAGAGGCTTTGATGGACGTGGGAAATTCAATGAGCATCCACAATCCAG ATTCTCAGAGGTGGTTGAGTTCGAAAAATCACAGAGCATCTACATCGAAGGCAAAATAGAGTCAAAATTGTTGTCATCGGAGAGTTGTTATGCTGCATACCTAGTATTTGGATTTGCGGAGATGTATGCAAACTTGAACTCAGCAGTATCGATAGTCAGAAACTTTTACAACGTACCAG GTATTGGGTATCCAGAGGAGCAAGCCAAGATGGTGAAGTTTCAAGAAGGAAATGAGAGAGATGATGGGTGGATGGAAATACAGCTTGGAGAATTTTATGTTGATGCAGGAGAAAATGGGCAGGTACAAGTGCAGTTGCTCGACACGAGTGGCTACATCACGAGCGGCCTCATCCTCGAAGGCATTGAGTTTCGACCTTTCTAG